From the genome of bacterium:
ACCAGGTACCTGGAACTATTTTTTATACGCTTCCTTCCTCTTCCTTACACTCACTACCAATACGAGAAGAACATCGTCTCCGACCTGATAAAGGACCCGGTAGTCTCCGACACGAACCCGGAAGATGTCGTCAGGTCCCTTGAGTTTTCTGCAGCCTGCCGGTCTGGGTTCAGTTGCGAGAGCCTCGATCTTTGTGCTGACCCGGCGCTGGATTTTTAGGGGCAGTGATCCAAGCTGCCTGACGGCCGTGGAAGCAAATTCGAGCCGGTAGGTGGCCACAGATCAGCCTAAAGCCCGAGGTCTTTCTTGACCTTTTCCCAGGGAATGGTCCCCTCCTTTTCAGCCTCAGCCAGTGCGGCGCGCGCTTCTTCCAGATCCATCCTGTCCTCCAGTTCTTCGAGGAACTTCAAGTCCTCCACGGGAACAAGGGCAGCGATCTCCTTTCCATGCCGCTTTATGATTATGCGCTCTTTCCCATAGGAAACCCGGTTCAGTGTGTCGGACAATCCCTCCCTGGCAACACTGGTGTCGATGGCTTCATGGACGTAAGGCTTTCCACCCTTCCTGTTTTTTTCTTCTTTCATTTGTTCTCCCGGATATTTTGCCCAATTTGTACTAATATTACCAAACGAACAGTTTTCAGTCAATATTTACGCAATAAAGAAGGCGGCCCGAAGGCCGCCTTAATAGCAGTACCTGTTACCTGGTGCCAACCCCTTCGGGCAGTCTCCATTTGATATCGTAAGCTTGTCTGCCGGGGCTCACCGGAAGAGTGAGCTTATCCCCTTCGGGGCGAATGGGCTGCAGGGCGCCGTCGATGGTGATCCCGGTCAGCTCCGCACCCTCGGGGAGACCAAGGATATGCTGACCACCCAGACTGCTCCTGGCAACGAAACTTAAGGTGACGTCAGTGGCGTGTTTCCCGGGTTTTAACAGGTATTGACTCGTATCGATGGTAAAAGTGCTGCCGAACACACCCTCCGGACGGGTTATTCTGAGCTTCACCGATTCTCCCGGCCAGGAACGCCAGACCGGAGCCCAGACCCCTCTCGGATCCGCCCTGTGGACCACGTTGATACCTTCCGTCTGCTCCATATTCCATATGGGGCTGACCTCCGCACGCCAGGCCTCGACCCACCCGGTTGTGTCGGGGGCCACCAGATCGACATTTTCGGCCTCCTCGAGGGCAGATTCCCAGGTCATGGAACTCTGGGCAGGTCCCATGTTCACCAGGATTTTGCCGTCCTTGACCCGAACGCCATCTGTGATCACCGATTCCCCGCTTAAAAGAGGCACCTCCAGGACCACCGCCGTACCAGGGGGAGAAATTCGGTGCACCCTGGTCAGGGCACGCCATTCAAGGCCGAGAAACAGGGATCTGTCCACCAGGACAAAGGGCGGCAGCGCCTCTGCCTCAAGAGACGGCATATCCGATGTTGTCTCTTGTTTGATGCGGGTGAGTTGGAGCTGTTTGTCCGCCGCTCCGTTTTCGTGCACATCCTCCAGGGCCCAGCCTTTCACTTTGGCATCCACACGGTGCACCGGCAGGTTCAGGGGGATGAGCACCGTACTGCGGCCCGGGAGATGGCCTTCCAGAAGCACCTGGTGGATACCCTTTTCAAGGTTTACCCACAAAACGCCGTCACTGCTTCGTGACAGCGCACGGACCGGTTTGCCGTCCACAAGTAACGTCTGGGGCAGCCACTGTTCCGCGGTACACGGCAGGGGCACAGCCACCTCCTCCATGACGTGCACTTCCAGGCGCAGTCTGAGCATCCCGGGATCGGCATCAAGCCTCAAGCGGCTTGTCTGGGCACAATCCGGGAGGCACTCGGGGGGTTCGAGGAGCCTGGTCTGCAGTTCCTGCAGCAGTTCGGTAGACGGAAACTCATTAGCGATAGCGGGAGAGGGAGAGGGAGAGGGAATGAGAAGTGCTGAAGATACAAGTGCTGAAGAGATAAGTGTTGAAAAAACAGTGCCAAGTGCTGAAGTCGAAGTGCGCAGGGCGGGCAAGCGTATCCCCGCGAGGAGAAGTCCTAAAAGCCCCACGAGGATGACGCGCACCACCTTGACCACGGAGTTAGCCCATGGTGGCAGGTAATAAATACTTACTTCCTGGCCGCGGCTCACAGGTCCGTTCCAGGAAAGGTTGACGCTGTCCCAGTACCAACCCGGCAGCCCCGGACCGGTCTGGACCAGGGCACCCTCATCGATACTCTGCAGCATGGTGTTGCTCGGGAGGCTGAACAGGTCGGAGCTCCGGTAGGATCTGGATTTATCTAAAGCCTGCCGGGTGGGAGCCAGCTCCGGCAATTGGCGAGCCAGGTTTTGGTCATATTCCGGCTCCTCCGTTGCACGCATTTCCTGTACTTCATCATAGAACTCACCACTAACCTGAACGTTGGGATCGTAGCGCTGGACTGTGGATGCACTTTTAGCCATACCGAACATGGGCAGGACACCCATATTCTCAAGCTGCGGGTAAACGGCCGTTCTCACCTGGTCCACGGCGAAGGGGATGAACATGAGAATGAGCAGGAAAAAGGCCAGGGCACGGTAGTTTTTGGCGGCTTTTTTCAGACGGCCCTCCGGGAGGTACCTGAGCAGGGCCACGGCGACGAGGATGTGCAGCCAGATCGTGCGGGGCGCGAAAGTCGTTTGCCAGGACAGGGCCCGCAGACAAGGGCTATTGCCCCTGTCTGCGGGCCCAGCAGGCGGAAGGACGCTATGAAGATGATCAG
Proteins encoded in this window:
- a CDS encoding type II toxin-antitoxin system Phd/YefM family antitoxin translates to MKEEKNRKGGKPYVHEAIDTSVAREGLSDTLNRVSYGKERIIIKRHGKEIAALVPVEDLKFLEELEDRMDLEEARAALAEAEKEGTIPWEKVKKDLGL
- a CDS encoding type II toxin-antitoxin system RelE/ParE family toxin; its protein translation is MATYRLEFASTAVRQLGSLPLKIQRRVSTKIEALATEPRPAGCRKLKGPDDIFRVRVGDYRVLYQVGDDVLLVLVVSVRKRKEAYKK